The Mytilus edulis chromosome 12, xbMytEdul2.2, whole genome shotgun sequence genome contains a region encoding:
- the LOC139497296 gene encoding uncharacterized protein: MKFGGEESVVVFDLETTGLSRKSDITQLAAFDGTSVFNEYVSPREVISPKSSEITGLTFDFSCDQMYHHGKPVKSRDIQIVLLEFIEFISKKKKPILFGHNIASFDIPILMNKLRQHSLLSEFMLHIYGCNDTIKLARRKFKTKDIGNHKQQTLVTKLLGVEYDAHNACADVTSLFQLLAHFEYSEKDVFPFNSALLTDSYIPLIRDSRITKLTARRLAHSGLCLKHLQLAFNRDSENGLKSILLEHGFNAKTVTCFTKYFTCNEE, from the exons ATGAAGTTTGGAGGAGAAGAATCAGTAGTAGTTTTTGATTTAGAAACAACAG GATTATCAAGGAAGTCTGATATAACTCAGCTGGCTGCATTTGATGGAACCTCTGTTTTTAATGAGTATGTATCACCTAGGGAGGTTATTTCACCCAAATCATCAGAAATAACAGGattgacttttgatttttcttgtGATCAGATGTACCATCATGGTAAACCAGTTAAAAGCAGAGATATTCAGATTGTACTCCTGGAATTTATTGAGTTTATCAGCAAAAAGAAGAAACCAATTCTTTTCGGTCACAACATTGCTTCGTTTGACATTCCCATATTGATGAACAAACTACGTCAGCACAGTCTTCTTTCAGAATTCATGTTACATATTTATGGGTGCAATGATACAATAAAATTGGCAAGAAGGAAATTCAAAACTAAAGACATAGGAAATCATAAACAACAAACATTGGTCACAAAATTACTTGGTGTAGAATATGATGCTCACAATGCATGTGCTGATGTCACAAGTCTATTTCAACTTCTTGCGCACTTTGAATATTCAGAAAAGGATGTTTTTCCATTCAATTCAGCTTTGCTAACAGATTCTTACATTCCCTTGATAAGGGACTCGCGCATCACCAAGCTTACAGCTAGAAGATTAGCACACAGTGGACTTTGTCTGAAACATCTACAGTTAGCATTTAACAGAGACAGTGAAAATGGCCTCAAATCTATTTTGTTAGAGCATGGCTTTAATGCCAAAACAGTCACATGTTTTactaaatattttacatgtaatGAGGAATAA